In Pyrus communis chromosome 8, drPyrComm1.1, whole genome shotgun sequence, one genomic interval encodes:
- the LOC137742223 gene encoding uncharacterized protein isoform X1 has protein sequence MNPFPVLLIQRKFFNWLRIEAAVIFAYNFLAAALGRRSETVLPTSSTISILHQVPKGHVGVYWRGCALLKTITDLGFHLKLPIVTHFEPIQVTLQTNQVRDIPCGTKGCVMINFEKIEMVDKLDDETMAIELGPPDSKEAL, from the exons ATGAATCCATTCCCGGTTCTCCTGATTCAAAGAAAATTCTTTAACTGGCTAAGAATTGAAG CAGCTGTTATCTTTGCATACAACTTCCTTGCTGCTGCTTTGGGGCGACGATCTGAA ACGGTTCTTCCAACATCATCAACTATATCAATTTTGCACCAAGTCCCAAAAGGTCATGTTGGGGTATATTGGAGAGGATGCGCTCTTCTGAAGACAATTACAGATCTAG gtTTTCATCTCAAGCTGCCTATTGTCACCCATTTTGAACCCATTCAAGTGACCCTGCAGACTAATCAG GTAAGAGATATTCCATGTGGTACAAAAGGGTGTGTCATGATCAATTTTGAGAAGATTGAG ATGGTTGACAAATTGGATGATGAAACCATGGCAATAGAACTTGGTCCACCTGATTCTAAAGAGGCCCTATAA
- the LOC137741877 gene encoding putative disease resistance RPP13-like protein 1, with translation MAAEAFLVAFLRVLVSKLAQREVIKYCGRVKGVDKNLKKWSATLSAIGAVLHDAEERQLMAESSALKLWLDDLRDLAFDAEDVLDKCHAKMLKRQIQHAHSSTTSKAWKSIPNRVSKFKTTSKAGISIPNRISNFKMNSEIQKITERLQEISDRKDQLGLRIDTVTSTITARQNISPSSSQPDGPVIGRDEDKRQIVELLSKQEHRAANFDVIAIAGMAGVGKTTLAGQVLKDMVAAQTFQPAVWVCVSDDFNLGRVTKQILESITSRQCATEDYNKVQDDLHKELVGKKFLIVLDDVWKTCSYGDWMKLQSPFRDGAQGSKIIVTTRDTDVSKMMGAAKLVHNLEPMENDVCLQVFEQHAFLNSNNDKPPNYELLKEKIVAKCRGLPLAARTLGGVLLRKETYEWEEILNNKLWSLSNEPDILPVLRLTYFYLPSHLKRCFAYCSILPNDYEFEEKQMILLWMAEGFILPRPEDNKQIEDLGADYFRELVSRSLFQTSTENTSKYVMHDLIGDLARWAAGAICFRLEDKQNNDGVQLRCFPKARHSSYITGDYDGVKRFEAFSEVKCLRTFLPLRKDYVWGYLSHQVPFDLLRKLQYLRVLSFNSYKITELPNSVGDLRYLRYLDLSYTPITSLPKSTSTLYNLQTLILECCRKLNSLPADMSNLINLRHLNNSGASRLKGMPPKLGKLVNLQSLPNFVVSGGGNQSGIREIEFLMHLRGTLCLSGLENVTDVEDARRANLKCKERLDSLVLEWSHSSDARKTESDVLDMLQPHTKIKELTIKRYAGMKFSSWVGCPLFSNMVLVRLEECNKCLSLPPLGQLPHLKELYIEGMNEVGSVGAEFYGECILPFPLLEILEFVDMQHWKKWLPFQMDHGSGVFPCLKRLSIFGCSKLEGKLPENLDMLAKLEIFKCEELVVSIANYKQLRQINIDGCKALVHTAAKVEFELLESLCLSNISELTSLQTGELCRKGLTKVRELKINGCKELKSSLKNEAGLLQQLTSLGRLKIEDNSPLVEELGKEAEESQILECRIECLELIKCENLLKLPKGLNQLSSLQELRLHKCSRLASFPNVGLPPSLKDIEITKCHSLIYLANFQFPQNLRRIEISNCKSLKSLVNEEDVSSWSSSCLEHLIIRNCQSLTSLSLSGRLLRTLKHLQIFDCEQLELIAEDGFFRDNTNYYLEYIKIWKCQNLKSLPDGLCHLSNLQTLIIGYCGSLVSFPRLSGGRRPSNLRTLCIMGCDKLEAWPEDMHNLNSLEKLRIDYREGLTFPPNLTFLEINKVKSCKSLWELEWGLHRLTSLRGLIIYGKDPDAVSFPPDLVRMETLLPKSLTQLEIGGFPNLKKLSSKGFQFLTSLQFLTLRHCPKLASIPEEGLPASLEKLVIEGCPVLEERCQPGKGRYWHKISHIPHIAI, from the coding sequence ATGGCGGCAGAGGCTTTTCTTGTGGCATTTCTTCGAGTGTTGGTTAGCAAGTTGGCGCAGCGCGAGGTCATCAAGTACTGTGGACGCGTAAAGGGCGTTGATAAAAATCTGAAGAAATGGAGTGCCACCTTGTCTGCAATTGGAGCGGTTCTGCATGACGCGGAGGAAAGGCAACTGATGGCTGAGAGCAGCGCACTGAAGCTCTGGCTCGATGATCTCAGGGACTTGGCTTTTGATGCGGAAGACGTGTTGGATAAATGTCATGCTAAAATGTTGAAACGTCAGATACAACATGCTCATTCCAGCACAACAAGCAAAGCATGGAAATCAATTCCTAATCGTGTTTccaaattcaaaacaacaaGCAAAGCAGGGATATCAATTCCTAATCGTATTTCCAACTTCAAAATGAACTCGGAAATACAGAAGATTACCGAGCGATTACAAGAGATATCCGATCGAAAAGACCAGCTTGGTTTGAGAATTGATACTGTGACGTCGACTATTACGGCACGCCAAAACATATCCCCTAGTTCCAGTCAACCAGATGGTCCTGTGATTGGAAGGGATGAGGACAAAAGGCAGATTGTTGAGCTACTGTCGAAACAAGAGCATCGTGCTGCCAATTTCGATGTAATTGCAATTGCTGGTATGGCTGGAGTCGGAAAGACAACACTTGCTGGACAAGTACTCAAAGATATGGTTGCAGCCCAAACGTTTCAACCAGCCGTTTGGGTGTGCGTATCTGACGACTTCAACCTTGGAAGAGTGACAAAGCAAATTCTTGAATCAATCACATCTCGGCAATGTGCCACAGAAGATTACAATAAGGTTCAAGATGATCTGCATAAGGAGTTAGTGGGGAAgaagtttttaattgttttagacGACGTTTGGAAAACGTGTAGCTACGGTGATTGGATGAAGCTGCAGTCCCCTTTTCGTGATGGAGCACAAGGAAGCAAGATAATTGTGACAACACGTGATACAGATGTTTCAAAAATGATGGGAGCTGCCAAGCTGGTTCACAATTTGGAGCCCATGGAAAATGATGTTTGTTTGCAAGTATTTGAGCAGCATGCATTCTTAAATTCTAACAACGACAAACCACCAAATTACGAGTTACTGAAGGAGAAAATTGTTGCAAAGTGTAGGGGATTGCCTTTGGCCGCGAGGACTCTCGGTGGTGTTCTACTTCGTAAAGAAACATACGAATGGGAAGAAATATTGAACAACAAACTCTGGAGTCTATCAAATGAGCCTGACATACTTCCAGTGTTGAGATTAACCTACTTTTATCTTCCTTCACATTTGAAAAGATGCTTTGCCTATTGCTCAATACTTCCAAATGACTATGAATTCGAAGAGAAGCAAATGATCCTTCTATGGATGGCCGAGGGCTTTATTCTTCCCCGACCAGAAGATAATAAACAAATTGAAGATTTAGGTGCTGATTATTTTCGGGAGCTCGTATCTAGGTCATTGTTTCAAACGTCAACCGAAAATACTTCAAAATATGTGATGCATGACCTCATTGGTGATTTAGCACGATGGGCAGCTGGAGCAATTTGTTTTAGATTGGAGGATAAGCAAAACAATGATGGTGTACAACTTAGATGTTTTCCAAAGGCACGCCACTCGTCTTACATCACAGGTGATTATGATGGAGTTAAAAGATTTGAGGCATTTTCTGAAGTGAAATGTTTGCGAACCTTCCTGCCACTAAGAAAGGATTATGTTTGGGGTTATTTAAGTCATCAGGTTCCTTTTGATTTATTGCGAAAATTGCAATACTTGCGGGTGCTCTCTTTTAATAGCTATAAAATAACTGAGCTGCCAAACTCAGTCGGTGATTTAAGGTATCTTCGGTATCTCGACCTTTCTTACACGCCCATTACCAGTTTACCTAAATCAACAAGCACCCTTTACAACCTGCAGACATTGATATTGGAATGCTGTCGTAAGTTGAATTCATTGCCTGCAGACATGAGTAATCTAATTAATTTGCGCCATCTCAACAACTCAGGTGCATCTCGGTTGAAAGGAATGCCtccaaaactaggtaaattgGTGAATCTCCAATCTTTGCCTAATTTTGTGGTGAGTGGTGGTGGTAATCAATCAGGGATAAGAGAGATAGAGTTCCTGATGCATCTTCGGGGGACATTGTGCCTCTCAGGATTGGAGAATGTGACTGATGTCGAGGACGCTCGGAGGGCAAACTTAAAATGCAAGGAGAGGCTTGATTCGTTGGTCCTAGAATGGTCTCATTCAAGCGACGCAAGAAAAACGGAATCCGATGTGCTTGACATGTTACAGCCTCATACAAAGATCAAGGAGCTCACCATCAAGAGATATGCCGGAATGAAATTTTCATCATGGGTGGGATGTCCTTTGTTCTCTAATATGGTGCTTGTGCGCTTAGAGGAATGTAACAAATGTTTATCGTTGCCACCCCTCGGACAATTGCCTCATCTCAAAGAACTTTATATTGAAGGAATGAATGAAGTGGGAAGTGTTGGTGCTGAGTTTTATGGAGAGTGTATCTTGCCGTTTCCGCTATTAGAGATTCTTGAGTTTGTGGATATGCAGCATTGGAAGAAATGGCTTCCTTTCCAAATGGATCACGGAAGTGGTGTTTTCCCTTGCCTGAAAAGGCTTTCAATATTTGGATGTTCTAAGTTGGAAGGTAAGCTGCCAGAGAACCTTGATATGTTAGCCAAGCTTGAAATTTTTAAATGCGAGGAATTGGTGGTTTCGATTGCCAACTACAAACAACTTCGTCAAATAAACATTGACGGTTGTAAAGCGTTGGTGCATACAGCTGCTAAGGTTGAGTTTGAGTTATTAGAGTCCTTGTGTCTTTCAAACATTTCGGAGTTGACGTCTCTGCAAACAGGGGAATTGTGCAGAAAGGGATTAACCAAGGTTAGAGAATTGAAGATTAATGGATGTAAGGAGCTGAAGTCTTCATTGAAGAATGAGGCAGGATTATTGCAGCAGTTGACTTCTCTTGGCCGTTTGAAGATCGAAGACAACTCTCCTCTAGTTGAAGAATTGGGAAAAGAAGCAGAGGAGTCACAAATATTGGAGTGCAGGATTGAATGTCTGGAGTTAATCAAGTGCGAAAATCTTTTGAAGCTACCAAAGGGGTTAAATCAGTTGTCGTCTCTTCAAGAGCTTCGCTTACACAAATGTTCACGTCTAGCTTCTTTTCCAAATGTTGGTCTGCCACCTTCTCTTAAAGACATCGAGATTACCAAGTGTCATTCGTTGATATATTTGGCAAATTTTCAGTTTCCCCAAAATCTCAGAAGAATAGAGATAAGTAATTGCAAAAGTTTGAAATCACTAGTAAATGAGGAGGATGTTAGTTCTTGGTCGTCTTCTTGTCTTGAGCACTTGATTATCCGGAATTGTCAATCTCTGACGTCGTTATCATTAAGTGGCCGGCTTCTCAGGACACTTAAACACCTTCAGATATTTGATTGTGAACAGCTGGAGCTAATCGCAGAGGACGGGTTCTTCCGTGACAACACCAATTATTATCTTGAATATATTAAGATCTGGAAGTGCCAAAATCTGAAATCCTTACCGGATGGCTTATGCCACCTCAGCAATCTTCAAACTCTAATTATTGGGTATTGTGGAAGTCTTGTTTCTTTCCCGAGACTGAGTGGGGGGAGAAGACCCTCCAACCTGAGAACGCTCTGCATCATGGGATGCGACAAATTGGAGGCGTGGCCCGAAGACATGCACAATCTCAACTCTCTTGAGAAATTGAGGATCGACTACCGTGAAGGTTTGACTTTTCCTCCCAACCTCACGTTTCTTGAAATTAACAAGGTCAAGAGCTGTAAGTCATTGTGGGAGTTGGAGTGGGGGTTGCACAGACTCACCTCTCTTAGAGGGTTAATTATCTACGGTAAAGACCCGGATGCGGTGTCGTTTCCACCCGACTTGGTCCGGATGGAGACGCTCCTCCCCAAATCTCTCACTCAACTCGAAATAGGTGGCTTCCCGAATCTGAAGAAACTGAGCAGCAAGGGCTTTCAATTCCTCACCTCCCTTCAATTTCTTACACTCAGGCATTGTCCAAAGCTAGCATCCATTCCAGAGGAGGGTCTACCTGCTTCACTAGAGAAATTAGTCATCGAAGGGTGTCCAGTGCTAGAAGAGAGATGCCAACCAGGGAAAGGACGCTACTGGCACAAAATATCCCACATTCCTCACATCGCGATATAA
- the LOC137742223 gene encoding uncharacterized protein isoform X3, whose protein sequence is MQVGNAQKFDRVQYNCQRRSSPFLSKSDFFLHTKTLGIFTHFLFDWKLVWAGLIQRFQETVPLKIWDFGFRFSKLSVLKVFLANEIPLPSLSRRFLLILEPRVVICRTYLVMHAQSILYIK, encoded by the exons ATGCAAGTTGGAAACGCACAAAAGTTTGATCGCGTCCAATATAATTGCCAGAGAAGGTCATCTCCATTTCTTTCAAAATCAGACTTCTTTTTGCACACAAAAACACTAG GGATttttacccattttttattCGATTGGAAATTGGTTTGGGCTGGTCTAATCCAGCGTTTCCAG gaaaCGGTGCCTttgaaaatttgggattttggaTTTCGATTTTCCAAGCTCTCTGTGTTAAAG GTTTTTCTGGCTAATGAAATACCTTTGCCATCGCTCTCCAG GAGGTTCCTGCTTATTCTCGAACCTCGAGTGGTCATATGTAGAACCTACTTGGTTATGCATGCTCAATCCATTTTGTATATAAAATGA
- the LOC137742223 gene encoding uncharacterized protein isoform X2 translates to MNPFPVLLIQRKFFNWLRIEAVIFAYNFLAAALGRRSETVLPTSSTISILHQVPKGHVGVYWRGCALLKTITDLGFHLKLPIVTHFEPIQVTLQTNQVRDIPCGTKGCVMINFEKIEMVDKLDDETMAIELGPPDSKEAL, encoded by the exons ATGAATCCATTCCCGGTTCTCCTGATTCAAAGAAAATTCTTTAACTGGCTAAGAATTGAAG CTGTTATCTTTGCATACAACTTCCTTGCTGCTGCTTTGGGGCGACGATCTGAA ACGGTTCTTCCAACATCATCAACTATATCAATTTTGCACCAAGTCCCAAAAGGTCATGTTGGGGTATATTGGAGAGGATGCGCTCTTCTGAAGACAATTACAGATCTAG gtTTTCATCTCAAGCTGCCTATTGTCACCCATTTTGAACCCATTCAAGTGACCCTGCAGACTAATCAG GTAAGAGATATTCCATGTGGTACAAAAGGGTGTGTCATGATCAATTTTGAGAAGATTGAG ATGGTTGACAAATTGGATGATGAAACCATGGCAATAGAACTTGGTCCACCTGATTCTAAAGAGGCCCTATAA